One segment of Neodiprion fabricii isolate iyNeoFabr1 chromosome 1, iyNeoFabr1.1, whole genome shotgun sequence DNA contains the following:
- the LOC124180280 gene encoding zinc finger protein 652-A-like isoform X4 — MEVKTIEADSNDLMEILKQAASGDEIIFEANIAGDGDGEEAEEVEEIVEIIEEIEEVEETEEIEQPVGTEENEDNEIDEHMDLTMPDAEANDQRQNEDEEIENSAKSSSKNYATTDTGLTQMRAEYVKKQLKKHFKNEGDKDKSKQLVNYDIDEDWEDEDLDQEQQSKVESSQSQIRSLNNTSNNQTEREDRHPTQNGRKHLSTPNHDSPSQPGKSRVHGKIQQQESNTDENTNEYWDDEEHDSIVGYEDDQSGSQNEENTDSQHEIVKNAENNLVYTVLGSKKQNNSTKQTQDGRLISSRFVKIEQHEETPTEGTIYYENEDMETLYVEQSGGDHDNYQYNNIIEGDEEMTRDSNREDEETDNQEPQEQIFLHEDEDGQLYFKDENGKLQPVYLTPDGNYAIAENSSDDQDSRDLDQQVSNPRQPEGGAVLIPGVDYAPSTTTKTAVVPASTIQEIDNEDNTVTISLIISEDENGQKRTQVIIPTTDNLKCDTCNKSFKSSFQLLRHNRLKHAREEDITSRNYPCDSCPKRFPDQNSLARHRKSHTDDRPFQCFECHKTFPTSSTLRRHLTLHNPQSRPLPCIFCGRRFLDKASLAKHEQSHLAGEQRTHTCDICHKAFMHASDLALHKKNHDPERKFDCEVCGREFNRLNNLQRHMMVHQQVHMQGNNDEALSCDVCGITYKFMSSLTRHMVTTHVNPEKMRQQAEEQRRKRENNYRRYMENRKMYECQPTSGYSSKRTAFHHNTVSMNMQMSDNDEDA; from the exons ATGGAGGTTAAAACAATCGAGGCAGATAGCAATGATCTCATGGAAATACTGAAGCAAGCTGCATCTGGTGATGAGATTATTTTTGAAGCCAACATTGCTGGCGATGGAGATGGTGAAGAGGCAGAGGAGGTAGAAGAAATTGTTGAgataattgaagaaattgaagagGTAGAAGAAACGGAGGAAATTGAGCAACCTGTGGGTACTGAGGAAAATGAAGATAACGAAATTGACGAGCATATGGATTTGACCATGCCAGATGCAGAAGCAAATGACCAAAGACAAAATGAGGATGAGGAGATAGAAAATTCTGCAAAGTCGTCTTCAAAAAACTATGCTACTACTGATACAGGATTAACTCAAATGAGAGCTGAGTATGTAAAAAAGCAATTGAAGAAGCATTTTAAGAATGAAGGTGACAAAGATAAAAGTAAACAACTCGTGAATTACGACATTGATGAGGATTGGGAGGATGAAGATCTGGATCAGGAACAACAATCAAAAGTAGAGTCCAGTCAATCTCAAATTCGTAGTCTCAATAATACTTCTAACAATCAAACGGAAAGGGAGGACAGACACCCTACACAGAATGGCAGAAAACACCTATCGACTCCAAACCATGATTCACCATCTCAACCAGGTAAATCTCGAGTTCATGGAAAAATACAGCAACAGGAGTCGAACACAgatgaaaatacaaatgaatATTGGGATGACGAAGAGCATGACTCTATTGTAGGATATGAAGATGATCAATCAGGTTCTCAAAATGAAGAGAACACAGATTCTCAGCATGAGATTGTTAAGAATGCTGAAAACAATTTAGTTTATACTGTTCTTGGATCCAAGAAGCAAAATAATTCGACTAAACAGACTCAAGATGGAAGACTCATTAGTTCACGTTTTGTAAAG ATCGAGCAACACGAGGAAACCCCAACTGAAGGCACAATATATTATGAAAACGAAGACATGGAAACTTTGTACGTTGAACAATCCGGTGGTGATCACGATAATTACCAATACAACAACATTATTGAGGGAGACGAAGAGATGACTAGAGACAGTAACAGGGAAGATGAGGAAACTGACAATCAAGAACCACAG GAGCAAATTTTTCTACACGAGGACGAAGATGGGCAGCTTTACTTCAAggatgaaaatggaaaactgcAACCCGTATACTTAACGCCGGATGGAAATTACGCCATTGCCGAGAATAGTAGCGATGACCAAGACAGTCGAGATCTGGATCAACAGGTATCCAATCCAAGACAGCCCGAAGGTGGTGCCGTACTTATACCCGGTGTCGACTACGCCCCCAGTACCACAACCAAA ACTGCTGTGGTGCCAGCGTCAACAATACAAGAGATAGACAATGAGGATAATACTGTGACAATATCTTTAATCATCTCTGAAGACGAGAATGGGCAAAAACGGACTCAAGTTATCATTCCAACAACAGACAATCTCAAGTGTGACACATGCAATAAATCGTTTAAATCCTCATTTCAGTTACTTAGGCACAACAGACTGAAACATGCCCGAGAGGAAGACATAACCAGCAGAAATTATCCGTGTGACTCGTGTCCAAAAag GTTTCCAGATCAAAATTCATTGGCTCGTCATCGGAAGTCTCATACAGACGACAGACCATTTCAGTGCTTTGAATGCCACAAGACCTTCCCTACGTCATCCACATTACGACGCCATCTTACTCTGCACAATCCTCAATCACGTCCACTGCCTTGCATCTTCTGTGGTCGTCGTTTTCTGGATAAAGCAAGCCTAGCAAAACATGAACAATCTCATCTTGCTGGAGAGCAACGTACTCACACGTGCGATATATGCCACAAAGCTTTCATGCATGCCAGTGATTTGGCACTTCACAAGAAGAATCATGATCCTGAACGGAAATTCGATTGTGAGGTTTGCGGACGAGAATTCAACAGACTTAACAATCTGCAACGGCACATGATGGTGCACCAGCAGGTACATATG CAAGGAAATAATGACGAAGCTTTGTCTTGCGACGTGTGCGGCATCACTTACAAATTTATGAGCTCTTTAACCAGGCATATGGTGACAACTCACGTAAATCCGGAGAAGATGCGGCAGCAAGCGGAAGAACAACGACGAAAGCGGGAAAACAATTACCGTCGGTAcatggaaaatcgaaaaatgtacGAATGCCAGCCTACTTCTGGATATTCTAGCAAACGTACAGCATTTCACCATAATACGGTCTCTATGAATATGCAGATGAGCGACAACGACGAAGATGcttga
- the LOC124180280 gene encoding zinc finger and SCAN domain-containing protein 21-like isoform X5: MRQTQNLNARVQKKLKPVAKVRSHADLTFFKYCKMEVKTIEADSNDLMEILKQAASGDEIIFEANIAGDGDGEEAEEVEEIVEIIEEIEEVEETEEIEQPVGTEENEDNEIDEHMDLTMPDAEANDQRQNEDEEIENSAKSSSKNYATTDTGLTQMRAEYVKKQLKKHFKNEGDKDKSKQLVNYDIDEDWEDEDLDQEQQSKVESSQSQIRSLNNTSNNQTEREDRHPTQNGRKHLSTPNHDSPSQPGKSRVHGKIQQQESNTDENTNEYWDDEEHDSIVGYEDDQSGSQNEENTDSQHEIVKNAENNLVYTVLGSKKQNNSTKQTQDGRLISSRFVKIEQHEETPTEGTIYYENEDMETLYVEQSGGDHDNYQYNNIIEGDEEMTRDSNREDEETDNQEPQEQIFLHEDEDGQLYFKDENGKLQPVYLTPDGNYAIAENSSDDQDSRDLDQQVSNPRQPEGGAVLIPGVDYAPSTTTKLLRHNRLKHAREEDITSRNYPCDSCPKRFPDQNSLARHRKSHTDDRPFQCFECHKTFPTSSTLRRHLTLHNPQSRPLPCIFCGRRFLDKASLAKHEQSHLAGEQRTHTCDICHKAFMHASDLALHKKNHDPERKFDCEVCGREFNRLNNLQRHMMVHQQVHMQGNNDEALSCDVCGITYKFMSSLTRHMVTTHVNPEKMRQQAEEQRRKRENNYRRYMENRKMYECQPTSGYSSKRTAFHHNTVSMNMQMSDNDEDA, encoded by the exons ATGAGGCAAACT CAAAATCTTAATGCTCGCGTTCAAAAAAAGCTGAAGCCTGTAGCTAAAGTTAGAAGCCACGCAGATTTAACTTTCTTTAAATAT TGCAAGATGGAGGTTAAAACAATCGAGGCAGATAGCAATGATCTCATGGAAATACTGAAGCAAGCTGCATCTGGTGATGAGATTATTTTTGAAGCCAACATTGCTGGCGATGGAGATGGTGAAGAGGCAGAGGAGGTAGAAGAAATTGTTGAgataattgaagaaattgaagagGTAGAAGAAACGGAGGAAATTGAGCAACCTGTGGGTACTGAGGAAAATGAAGATAACGAAATTGACGAGCATATGGATTTGACCATGCCAGATGCAGAAGCAAATGACCAAAGACAAAATGAGGATGAGGAGATAGAAAATTCTGCAAAGTCGTCTTCAAAAAACTATGCTACTACTGATACAGGATTAACTCAAATGAGAGCTGAGTATGTAAAAAAGCAATTGAAGAAGCATTTTAAGAATGAAGGTGACAAAGATAAAAGTAAACAACTCGTGAATTACGACATTGATGAGGATTGGGAGGATGAAGATCTGGATCAGGAACAACAATCAAAAGTAGAGTCCAGTCAATCTCAAATTCGTAGTCTCAATAATACTTCTAACAATCAAACGGAAAGGGAGGACAGACACCCTACACAGAATGGCAGAAAACACCTATCGACTCCAAACCATGATTCACCATCTCAACCAGGTAAATCTCGAGTTCATGGAAAAATACAGCAACAGGAGTCGAACACAgatgaaaatacaaatgaatATTGGGATGACGAAGAGCATGACTCTATTGTAGGATATGAAGATGATCAATCAGGTTCTCAAAATGAAGAGAACACAGATTCTCAGCATGAGATTGTTAAGAATGCTGAAAACAATTTAGTTTATACTGTTCTTGGATCCAAGAAGCAAAATAATTCGACTAAACAGACTCAAGATGGAAGACTCATTAGTTCACGTTTTGTAAAG ATCGAGCAACACGAGGAAACCCCAACTGAAGGCACAATATATTATGAAAACGAAGACATGGAAACTTTGTACGTTGAACAATCCGGTGGTGATCACGATAATTACCAATACAACAACATTATTGAGGGAGACGAAGAGATGACTAGAGACAGTAACAGGGAAGATGAGGAAACTGACAATCAAGAACCACAG GAGCAAATTTTTCTACACGAGGACGAAGATGGGCAGCTTTACTTCAAggatgaaaatggaaaactgcAACCCGTATACTTAACGCCGGATGGAAATTACGCCATTGCCGAGAATAGTAGCGATGACCAAGACAGTCGAGATCTGGATCAACAGGTATCCAATCCAAGACAGCCCGAAGGTGGTGCCGTACTTATACCCGGTGTCGACTACGCCCCCAGTACCACAACCAAA TTACTTAGGCACAACAGACTGAAACATGCCCGAGAGGAAGACATAACCAGCAGAAATTATCCGTGTGACTCGTGTCCAAAAag GTTTCCAGATCAAAATTCATTGGCTCGTCATCGGAAGTCTCATACAGACGACAGACCATTTCAGTGCTTTGAATGCCACAAGACCTTCCCTACGTCATCCACATTACGACGCCATCTTACTCTGCACAATCCTCAATCACGTCCACTGCCTTGCATCTTCTGTGGTCGTCGTTTTCTGGATAAAGCAAGCCTAGCAAAACATGAACAATCTCATCTTGCTGGAGAGCAACGTACTCACACGTGCGATATATGCCACAAAGCTTTCATGCATGCCAGTGATTTGGCACTTCACAAGAAGAATCATGATCCTGAACGGAAATTCGATTGTGAGGTTTGCGGACGAGAATTCAACAGACTTAACAATCTGCAACGGCACATGATGGTGCACCAGCAGGTACATATG CAAGGAAATAATGACGAAGCTTTGTCTTGCGACGTGTGCGGCATCACTTACAAATTTATGAGCTCTTTAACCAGGCATATGGTGACAACTCACGTAAATCCGGAGAAGATGCGGCAGCAAGCGGAAGAACAACGACGAAAGCGGGAAAACAATTACCGTCGGTAcatggaaaatcgaaaaatgtacGAATGCCAGCCTACTTCTGGATATTCTAGCAAACGTACAGCATTTCACCATAATACGGTCTCTATGAATATGCAGATGAGCGACAACGACGAAGATGcttga